A stretch of DNA from Coccidioides posadasii str. Silveira chromosome 1, complete sequence:
ATCATTTAACCTTGAAAATCGCGGGCCCAGAGAGCATTCTTGCTGTACGCCATAGTGGAAGCTTGTTTTACTTCACCCCCCTGTCATCAAACTGTATCAAAGCATCTAATCGCTATCAAGCTTTTGCTGCAAACAAGTGTCCCGCCCAAGTAGTATGTACTGAGCCAACGGAACAAAGTGCCGACAAACCTCCTAGAGGGATATTAGTCGCTGGCATTTTCGGGACGTGGACAAGGAATGAATGTATAGCTGAATGCCACACTACCTTTACGCAGGCAAACATTCATTGATTCTTTCGGGCCGGAAAATACTTGCTTCCCATGACATGACGTCCTAACTTAACACTCCCTGAGTCAGGGCACAAAAGTCCGTCCGGGAGAAAGCCTTGGTTCGCTGGGGACCACTCAGTTCCAAAGAATTTATGGCCACCCCCGGTGGCCTGGGAGTATTCCGATTTGTGCTTTGACGTAGTTGGTAAAGTTCGGCAAAAGGCCGATGGCAAAGTCTTTCAGAAACGCGATGTAGGCGAGCTAACTCTTAAGCAAGCATTTAGTTACTATCAGTTATTTGTGAGGTAGCTGCTGAGATGATGTGTGTCTTCGATGAAGTCAAATGCAACCCCTCTCCAAGCGCGAACAGAATGGCAAGTGATACGAATTTACAGTCACCTGGAAGCGAGCTTGACGGGATTTCTTATTTCCATCTCTCCTGGTTAGCAGCCCATCTCAAGGATCCTCCTCTCAGCCGAGACATTTTTTGTGTGGTGGTTTGATCATCATCAGCTGGCAGATTGCTTGATGCAATAAATATCTTTAAATTTGCCCGATACCGGTCACACCCACGGTCTAAATGTTGTTATGTACGTATGTATCTGCATTCCATTACATCTTGAAACAGTACCCATGCGTGTTGTACTGTATAACATGAGCATGTTGGCTCAGCGGGTTCCTGTGCTGTGAATTTCAAAAACACCCACCGCAACTCCTTGAATCACGCAATAATCTCTCCCTTCTGTCAGTTTATTCTCAAGCCAAGCTAATCAGCAATCATCCACAGCGGGCCTCAAAGTATTGGAGCTCGCTACGGCTTCTTGCATTCCTCTTAGGACACAATGTAACATTGTAGTTGGATTTACCATGCATGTCCAAATATCCTAGGCCGTCTACGCTCAACCCGATGGGTTGCCTTGTGGTTTTCCATCCAAAATTCATGCTCGATTCGCCAAGAAGAGGTAACATTGGATCAACTTGAATTAAGGCCAGTGCGACATGGCGCGGATCCTATGTCCTGTACGAAGCACGATGCATTTGGCCTATTATACGGAGTGGATTGGGGCGGTAAAACGACTCGTCACAAACGGTTTAGCGGACAATAAGCTTGCCCAGAACTGTTTCTCCGCAGCTGATCATTGATGTCGCTTGGGTCAGCCTCGTCGAGGACCAGGGTGATGATCTTCACCCTGTTGAAAACCCGAGCCTGTGGTGCGCATGTCCACGTAAAACGCTGAATTGCATGcgcgtactccgtacttctTGGGGCTAGCAACCAGTAACTATCATCTGGGGTACGAACGGCAGTGATCTGCGGTGAGAATAAGCCAACCACATGCATAACAGCCGCTATGAATTTGAGGTGAGTTTAGCTCGCCTTGATACGGACTTGCTCCCTTATCTTCGAGGGAAGATATGTAGGCATTAATTCACGCTAGTAGCTACCAAAGCATAACAACATGATTCATAAGTTCATCAACTTTTCTTCTAGCATGTCAGAAGTTCTCATCCACATCCCCGCAATGCCCAACAGAAACAAAATTATTTTCCCATCTCTGGCGATATCCGATAGAATCTGCATCCACGGCCGCACCGTCCGCAACTGTCCGTTTCTCATACTCGTCAATAACCTCGCACTGCCCAAGACAAGCTCCGCCGTGACGAAGTGCACAAATGGACTTTGAACTGTAGCCGGGGGCGGTGGATTTTCCCCGTACGTCATCGAAGCCGTCCGAAGCATAAGAATAAGCCAAATTCCGCAAGTAAAAGCGACGATTGTGTGAAGAATGCGCCAGAGTCTGTTTCTCTGTTGGCTGTCCGGGGACTCGGGCTGGAGCTGCTGTGTAAAGAAATTGGCTATCGAGGGTGGTAAGCCAAACGAGGAAGTAAGGTTTCGTGACAGCAAATCGGCTGGGGCCAGGCCAGAAGCTCCGTTGCCGGCAACGGCATCTGGGGAAGCTGAATCAAGCCCCATGAGCGTGCTCAGAAGCTTTGCGGTTGGGTCAGGTTCTTGCGGCTGATCGAGAGGCTGTTTGGATCGTAGCAGGGCTCGTAGGTATGCTTGTTGCGCTTCGAAATCTTCAGGTGATTGATCTGTAGCGCTGGAGAATTTGGGTAGTGGGGAGATGGATCGAGATGCTTCCTCTGGTTGTAATTCCGGAGTTGAGTTGCTGAAAGGGCTAACGGAGCGAGGAGGCTCATCTCTCACTGTCATGTTCTCATTGGTTAAATTTCACAGAGGATATAAAATCGCGAAAGCAGCATAATCTTGTCGGAGGGGGTCATACAGCTCGCAGGAGTCCTCCCACTTAAGCTTGTGATTTTGTCTAATCTCGCGGAGCCACCAGCTCTAATCTTTGCTTCCCGGCGCTCTCGTCGAAGACGAGCGGCCAGCTGAGCTGGAGATTCCTCAGCACCTGACATTTTGTTTCGAAACAAGTGATTCCtcgattttcttttcttttctttccttttttctttcttttttctgttGTCCTTTCACAATTTAATATGGACCGATGTCAGTGTTTTGTTGATGTCACCTTTCCTACAGAGCCACGTGATTAAAGCTTTGTTTGCTTCGTTTGTTCGAGAAGCTGAACTAACAATTTTGTTTGTCGTGTTTGCATATTAGGCATTGTAAGCCACATTTGTGGCGCAACATTCAAGAAAAGTTTGGGGATGGAGTACTCAGCAGATGTGGCTCGATCGCCAAGAACAAGCAGCATTGACGTCACATTCCAAGCGGCAAGTCTGGAGCATCCAGCGTCCGCTCAGATATTCAATCAGGAGATCAAAAATTCAATTTTTATTGGGGCATTTATACGCCTAAAACCTGGCGGCAAAGCAAATAATTCGTCAAGGGTTTATGGTTTGATAGCAATGACGTAGCAATGGGAGATCCGTCCAGGTAACCCCCATGGATTCGGGCGGTTGAGAGCAGTAGATGTATACAGAATAGGGATCCTATTTATTCCAGTCTAGGCATGATAGATGCTAACCATCAGTATTCTTTGAGTGACTGTTCATAACTGCCTGTTTTTGCAAAGAATCCGGCACTTCATCCCGCCTTTACATACGTAATCTCTTCCCTATTCCTTCACAGATATAGCCACCCGCGACTCCGCTTGGGTGTTTGACTTGGGTGACGTTGCCTTATCAACGCAATCCCCAGCCACTGACATTTTTGCAACATGGCGACGCAAAGGAAACCCGGTGGTTATTGGAGTGCCGAGAACCCAATCCCGACGATCCAGCAGTTTCTAGAGAGCTTGGacaaagacaaaaaagaTCGAGACAGGAAAATCGATGAATCTGGTCGATCTCAGGCGCGGGAACAGAAACATAGAGGACGTTATCAGGACATAGAGGCTGCCCCGCATAAACCTGCGCCAGCAGCTAAGAACAGAAGACGAACCGTCACGGACCCAACGACAGGCCGGGAGATTGAGATAGACGATGTCGGGATTGAACACATGAAAGCGGTGGAGGCTCCCAAAGTAAGCTGCGCATGCTCCTATCTCAGCTGTCGGGGAAGCGTTAGATCTAATCTCCATGTTGTAGATCACCGTTCCAAATGCGAATCTTGGCTTGCCAACCGTTAGCTGTCACACGAAACGCTGGCTCCCACATTGTATACTAACCCGTCACGTAGGCAGCTCAAACCCGGCCGGATCAACCGCTGCGCGAATATAAGTATAAACAGGATATTACAGCGCCTCCAGACCCAATTGCCGAAGGAACAACTTCCGACGTCCCAATTCATGGTGAAAAGACGAACATTTTATTCCATCCCACTCCGTCCATTAGCTATGAACCAATGTTCAAGTCATTGGAGAAACGTGGTGGTTTTCTCTGCGCAGCGATCTTTTGGGCAATCTTGATTATCGGCAAACTTGCCGGTAGTGCATTGAAATGGCTCATCCCCCTCTCTGCTTGTGTTGCCTCTGGTGTATGGCTTTGGATTCAGGATGTTATCCGCAAAGGGAGGAAGCACGAGTGGAGCGCCGAACAGCTCCGAGGACAAACGGTAGGGTAGAATTCTCGGGAACTATGAATATTTCAGTGGCTGATTCTAGATTTCAGGCCACGGCAAACCTGTTGCCAGAATCTGTGGAATGGTTAAATAGCTTTCTAGAAGTTGTTTGGGGCCTGATGGATCCGGAGATGTTCGCAGGTGTTGCTGATACCATTGAAGATGTCATGCAGGCGTCCGTACCAGGGATCATCGAGAATGTTCGAGTAGCCGAGATTGACCAAGGCTCAAATCCATTTCGTATCCTCAGCCTAAGGTCGCTCCCAGAGAGTCATGCCACGGATCTAGCGGAGGGTATGCGGGAACACAACCTGAACACAAAATCCGTGGAAGAAACAACTGCAGAGGAGGAAGGTGGAGACACTTATACTCTTGAATGCTCGTTTGCATACCACGCCAAACCCACGGGTAACACTTCTTCCGCAAAGGCAGAAAATATGCATATGATGCTAGTCTTTTATCTTGGTGTTAAGGGCCTTTTCGGTGTTCCTCTTCCAATTTTTGCAGAACTAATAGAAGTGGTTGGAACCGTCCGACTTCGCGTGCAGCTCACACCTCAGCCACCATACGCGAAGACATTGACTTTTAGTTTGATGGGTCTTCCGCATGTCCGAGCTGGCTGTGTTCCAATGGTCAGACACGGGGTGAATATTCTGAACTTACCACTGATATCCAACTTTGTGAACTATGCAATTGGGGCAGCAGCTAGCTTATACGTCGCTCCCAAGTCTATGACGCTAGACCTCGCCCAGATGCTGCAAGGCGACGATATCCAGAAGGATACGCTGGCGATGGGTATTTTGTGGGTGAGAGTCCATCGCGCAGTTGGCCTGAGCAAACAAGATAAACGTGGAAGCTATGGAGGAGGAAGTGATCCGTACATCAACCTCTCATTTTCAAAATACGGCAAGCCGATGTACTGCACAAGAGTTATATGCGACGATCTCAACCCTGTATGGGAGGAAGGGGCGGGCATTTTAGTAACCCCGGAGATTATCAAGGCGAACGAGCAGTTGAGCGTCGAGTTGTGGGACTCTGACCGAAACACAGCCGACGACATTGTGGGGAAGGTCGAGATATCCATTCAAAAAATGATGGAACATCCTAGTAAGATGTATCCCATGGTTTCCAAACTCTGCGGCATGGACGCTGGGTCGGAGATGCCAGGTGAGTTACACTGGGAAGTTGGATATTTTGGCAAGCCGCGGATGCGAAGGGAACTCCGAACAGACGGCAAAAACAAAAACTTGCCAGAAAACTTGAAAGGTCACCCACAGCTACGGGACGAGATAGGTAGCATCCTGAATGATGAGCAGGACGCTGTCATGCATACTCCACCCGATCCTCTCTGGCCAAGTGGGATCTGTAGCATCGTCGTTCATCAAATCGTCAACTTACAATTTGCCAGAATCAAGGGAACGCTGGGGAACCGCAAAGGTAATG
This window harbors:
- a CDS encoding uncharacterized protein (EggNog:ENOG410PRMV~COG:S~TransMembrane:3 (i183-203o223-240i261-279o)~BUSCO:14354at33183); translation: MSGAEESPAQLAARLRRERREAKIRAGGSARLDKITSLSGRTPASLRDEPPRSVSPFSNSTPELQPEEASRSISPLPKFSSATDQSPEDFEAQQAYLRALLRSKQPLDQPQEPDPTAKLLSTLMGLDSASPDAVAGNGASGLAPADLLSRNLTSSFGLPPSIANFFTQQLQPESPDSQQRNRLWRILHTIVAFTCGIWLILMLRTASMTYGENPPPPATVQSPFVHFVTAELVLGSARLLTSMRNGQLRTVRPWMQILSDIARDGKIILFLLGIAGMWMRTSDMLEEKLMNL
- a CDS encoding uncharacterized protein (EggNog:ENOG410PIKS~COG:S~TransMembrane:3 (i178-196o202-218i373-391o)~BUSCO:580at33183); translation: MATQRKPGGYWSAENPIPTIQQFLESLDKDKKDRDRKIDESGRSQAREQKHRGRYQDIEAAPHKPAPAAKNRRRTVTDPTTGREIEIDDVGIEHMKAVEAPKITVPNANLGLPTAAQTRPDQPLREYKYKQDITAPPDPIAEGTTSDVPIHGEKTNILFHPTPSISYEPMFKSLEKRGGFLCAAIFWAILIIGKLAGSALKWLIPLSACVASGVWLWIQDVIRKGRKHEWSAEQLRGQTATANLLPESVEWLNSFLEVVWGLMDPEMFAGVADTIEDVMQASVPGIIENVRVAEIDQGSNPFRILSLRSLPESHATDLAEGMREHNLNTKSVEETTAEEEGGDTYTLECSFAYHAKPTGNTSSAKAENMHMMLVFYLGVKGLFGVPLPIFAELIEVVGTVRLRVQLTPQPPYAKTLTFSLMGLPHVRAGCVPMVRHGVNILNLPLISNFVNYAIGAAASLYVAPKSMTLDLAQMLQGDDIQKDTLAMGILWVRVHRAVGLSKQDKRGSYGGGSDPYINLSFSKYGKPMYCTRVICDDLNPVWEEGAGILVTPEIIKANEQLSVELWDSDRNTADDIVGKVEISIQKMMEHPSKMYPMVSKLCGMDAGSEMPGELHWEVGYFGKPRMRRELRTDGKNKNLPENLKGHPQLRDEIGSILNDEQDAVMHTPPDPLWPSGICSIVVHQIVNLQFARIKGTLGNRKGNEYDPAREYGENTDEEGKNLPTSYCMIMLNDRLVYRTRAKAVSSKPIFNAGTERFIRDWRSAIITIAVRDQRYREHDPILGVVPLKLSEILHARSQVTRWYPLDGGIGYGRIRVSLLFRSVETQLPRHMLGWDVGTFEVVSGGITAKGFNHHVKVKLRTSGSATSISRSACHDMQDGGGVYIDLGSEESKRNTRLPVQHRYRSAVVVELPSGSTIGYSVIWLQDIADNEDAALDIPIWTTKNPQRLTQNYIKEDNWEQKRSPGLEDLTIAGRLQLSCRFAPGFSEVHERLIADNNTRETFEAWEACIAEGVRERRVQVEVPENIKELHAKSLISERDILRYNAVDGEIAQEKWFQGHGLDWSMAFGDSPHGLADFKQATDEEDSDKRASIHSQAQGADAQGQDGHYSRNADGEPSNRANASQNTEDEAQDAESIVTDANSHAADFETREDRRQRLGNKQNKRTEKRKLRGSMQWAPARNAAFVKHEATFALKKIKNKVSGSLTGREPDIETEIG